The nucleotide window GGCGGGCCATTTCCTGGGTTTCCGCAGCCACGGCAGCGACGGTTGTGCCTGCGGCCTGCGCCAGACGGTGTTTTTTGAGCCACCGACGCAAGAGACCCGACGATAATCCGAGATCGCGTTCGATCTGGGCAACGGTGTGCTCGCCATGCAACGCGAGATCGATGGCCATTTGGCGAAATTCCGCCGTAAAGGTGCGAGGGTTTTGCCGTGTCATTGGTGGATTCCTTTCCCGTATAGGTATGATAGCATACATGTCTATACGTTCAGGACCACATCA belongs to Herpetosiphon gulosus and includes:
- a CDS encoding transposase; its protein translation is MTRQNPRTFTAEFRQMAIDLALHGEHTVAQIERDLGLSSGLLRRWLKKHRLAQAAGTTVAAVAAETQEMARLRREVKRLEQENLILKKAVAIFAHPSPSGISSSLTTER